Proteins encoded together in one Onychomys torridus chromosome 1, mOncTor1.1, whole genome shotgun sequence window:
- the Lbx1 gene encoding transcription factor LBX1, with product MTSKEDGKAAPGEERRRSPLDHLPPPANSNKPLTPFSIEDILNKPSVRRSYSLCGAAHLLAAADKHAPGGLPLAGRALLSQTSPLCALEELASKTFKGLEVSVLQAAEGRDGMTIFGQRQTPKKRRKSRTAFTNHQIYELEKRFLYQKYLSPADRDQIAQQLGLTNAQVITWFQNRRAKLKRDLEEMKADVESAKKLGPSGQMDIVALAELEQNSEASGGGGGGCGRAKSRPGSPALPPGAPQAPGGGPLQLSPASPLTDQRASSQDCSEDEEDEEIDVDD from the exons ATGACTTCCAAGGAGGACGGCAAGGCGGCGCCGGGGGAGGAGCGGCGGCGCAGCCCTCTGGACCACCTGCCGCCGCCCGCCAACTCCAACAAGCCCCTGACGCCGTTCAGCATCGAGGACATCCTCAACAAGCCGTCGGTGCGGAGAAGTTACTCGCTGTGTGGGGCGGCGCACCTGCTGGCCGCCGCCGACAAGCACGCGCCGGGCGGCTTGCCCCTGGCGGGCCGCGCTCTGCTCTCGCAGACCTCGCCGCTGTGCGCCCTGGAGGAGCTCGCCAGCAAGACCTTTAAGGGGCTGGAGGTCAGCGTCCTGCAGGCAGCCGAAG GCCGCGATGGGATGACCATCTTTGGGCAGCGGCAGACGCCCAAGAAACGGCGAAAATCACGCACGGCCTTCACCAACCACCAGATATACGAGTTGGAGAAACGCTTTCTGTACCAGAAGTACCTGTCCCCGGCAGATCGCGACCAAATAGCGCAGCAGCTGGGCCTCACCAACGCACAGGTCATCACCTGGTTCCAGAATCGGCGCGCCAAGCTCAAGCGGGACCTGGAGGAGATGAAGGCCGACGTGGAGTCCGCCAAGAAACTGGGCCCCAGCGGGCAGATGGACATCGTGGCACTGGCCGAACTCGAGCAGAACTCGGAGGCTtcgggcggcggtggcggcggctgcGGCAGGGCCAAGTCTAGGCCCGGTTCTCCCGCGCTGCCCCCAGGCGCCCCGCAAGCCCCAGGCGGTGGGCCCTTGCAGCTCTCGCCGGCCTCTCCGCTCACGGACCAGCGGGCCAGCAGCCAGGACTGCTCAGAGGACGAGGAAGACGAAGAGATCGACGTGGACGATTGA